The nucleotide window TGTTTTTTTCCGAATCAAAGACGACACGGCTTTTTGACGTTTCGCTTAAAGAATTAGGGGCTGAGGGCGAGCATGCGTGGCAGGAGCGCATTTCTCGAATACAGCAACGACGGCGTTATGGGGCCACATCTTATTCTGCGGTGCCCTTGCCCGTGGATCAGGCCATCCTGGATCTGTCTGCTGGTTGGCCTTTTTTGGGTGAGCTGCGCTTGGCGGTTGGGATTTTGGAGAATCTTCAAATTGGTTTTGCAGGGCGAAGTTTTGGTCGTCTGACGGAGTTTGAAGCACGAGCTAAATGGGGCTCTCGCGTTCTTGAGTATGTTGCATTTGCGGCTCAGCTTCGTTTGGGCGGTGGCCTTGGGCCCAGCGAACAGCGCACGAATCCCAGCACAAGCGAGAAAAATACCTATAATATCAATACCTGGTTTGCTGCTATCGAAGGAATCGCCTCCATTAATTTTAGTGATCGTGGTGCATTTAGTCTGTGGCTCGGTCTCGACATGTATACAGATCGTTATGATTTTAGTGGTTTGGATGGCAACGTCGTACTCAGTCCTCGACCTGGCCGACAAGATCAGAGCCGTCTTCGTTTGGGAGGCTCACTTGAACTTGCCATGTCTCGCAACTGGAACGTGTTTGCCGTACTCGAGGGTGTTCTTTGGGGCCCCTCTGCCGACCGGCGAATTTTGGGAGATATCCTAAATATTGGTAAACAAGACACTGAGCTTTATTTTAGGGTGGGCGGCACTTACAAGTTTTGAGTGTCGCGGCATTTCGAGATAGGCTGGTGGAGATGATTGAAGGACATTTTATTGTCATAGAGGGCATTGATGGCGCGGGGACGACCACCCATAGTACTCTATTGGCAAAGTTATTAAGGGCCAAAGGTTTGCCGGTTTTCCTTACGCACCAGCCAAGCCAAGGCCCCGTAGGTGCGATGCTTCGTCAAGTGTTAACGGGAAGACTTGTGGTGCCTGGAGTACAAATGAATCGACCGCCCACTTGGAGCACGATGGCTTTGCTTTTTGCTGCAGATCGGATGGATCATTTGCAAGCTGAAATCATCCCCAATCTAAAAGACGGTGTGACTGTTATCTGCGATAGATACGATTATTCGTCTGTGGCGTATCAGTCGCTTTCAGCTGGCGACGTTCCCGGGGCTGCTGCTTGGGTGCGTGATTTGAACCGCTTTGCTCGAAGGCCGGATTTGTCCATTGTGATTGATGTTACGCCCGAGGAAGCCGCACGCAGACGATTAAGTCGTATGGTAGGCCGTGAGCTTTACGATGAGGATGAATTGCAGAAGGACCTAGCGTCTTTTTATCTTAATATTCATGAACATTTTCCAAAAGATACGATTCGGCATGTTGCTGGCGATCGAAGTATCGAAGAAGTGCGTGCAGAAATTTTAGAACAGGTTAATCTATTGCGTGGAGAGACGGGATGACTCGCCTTGGAATATTGATCGCGGTGCCGTTGTTTGTGGTGTGCACGGTAGCTTGCTCATCAACGAAGCCTTCGCCGGCCCATCCGCAAACGCAACATGCGGTTCCGGCTCAAAAAATCATTCCGGAAACGCCTGTTTCCGAAAAAAAGCTCGATCGCTCACTTCTCATTGCTGTGTTAGATGCGGGACTTGGTCGTTTTTTACAAGGTGTACAGACAAAACCTTTCTTTAGCCGTGGGCGCTTTGCGGGTTTTCAAATTGTATCAATATATCCCGAAGATAAAAGATTTTCGGATATTGATCCCAAGGTCGGCGATGTTGTGCTTCGCATTAGTGGCAAACGAATCGAGCGACCTGAGCAAGCCTTAGCGGTCTGGGAGAGTTTGCGGGTTGCTAGTGAGCTTCGTGTGGCTTTTTTACGTGATCAAAAAGTGCAAGAAGTGCGCTATCCGATCGAAAATTGATGGTTTAGAGCTTAGAGTGGATTATTTAGCGCTGTGATGCGTACAGCCATTTGCCCTTCAATTTCAACAAGCTCGCCGTCTGCGATTTTGCTGTCTGCGACAAAAAGAGAAACCTTGGGGTTAAAAACCAAGCCAGTTTTGATAAGTTGCCCCACGTTGATGCGCTGCAAATCTTCGAGAGGAAGCACGAATCGACCCATTTCGCAACGTATGTTTATCGGTGCATTTCTAAAGTCTGCATGTGTGGTGCGCTCTTCGCTTTTGTTTTGGGCTTCCCCCATGATTTCTCCTTTGTTGATAGCAGTTATGTGTAAATCGCCTGTGTGTTTGTTGTAGTTGCCAAACCAATATGTGCTTGGGAAGGTCTCCGTTTGTAAAACGCATGGCAGAAGATATGTGTTCGGTGCTTCTTTTGTATCAAACCAAGGAAGGCCCAAGCAAAGTGCATCGCCTAGCGCTAGATGCTTTAAATCAGAGGCGCCTATTTCGGTGCTTGCGATGGTGACGGATACCGGTAGTTCGCAACGATTGATGTTGAGAGTGTTTTTTTGCTTTGGAAGCTGCTTGGTAGTGAATTTTCGATGATATCTGGCGGGAAAAAGACCCAAAAAGCGGCATGGCTTTGCTCTACTTGGATATCGAACGAAGCCGCTATTCTCATCGATCCTTGCGGTTCTGATTTGAAAAAAACTTGGCTGTTTGAGCAAACATTGTGTAGTGACCAAGCGCCCTTAGGCGTCAAGCTTAGTAGTTTTGAGCTTAGGTAAGCTACAATACCTTCCTCCATGTCTGAGAGTAAGTGACAGCCTGTGACCAGGAATTGATCTTAGGTCATTACCCAAGCATCGTTCGATCATCCAGATTGCAAAGGAGTTGTCTAAGGCGATAGCTGTTTTTTGCTTCGATTTGTTAGAGCAAAGTGTAATGAAGCTGAGGGCTCTATGGTCTCTGATAAGTGAGAAGTCTTTTGTGAGTTCTACCCTTTGCAAGGAAAGCTTTATGTCCGCATCGAACAGATCGAAAAAGAGCTGGTGCACATTGGGGTGTTGAGCGAGCATGTGGCCGAACGCTGATGCGCGGGTTACGAGTGTGGCTTCAAAGTGACTGAGCTTTTCGGCGTTCAAGTGTGTGTCATCCGCATACATATTTCGGTTCTAGCCTATGCTACGGCCTTTCGTCGAGAGCGTGATGAGTGCGTTTTTGGTGATGGTGTGGGGAAAATCACAGTAAATAGTCCCAGGAATTGAACGCTTCGACAGAAGCGATGATACACTAGGGCAGGTGGCAGTAGATCCTTACATCGACAAAGTCATCGAAGGTCAATATCGTATCGTTGGCCGTATCGGTACCGGTGGTATGGGGGCGGTCTACAAAGCAGACCAGCCCTCCATGAAGCGTTTTGTTGCGATCAAAATACTTCATACGCGCTATTTATCGAGGCCCGACCTGATATCGCGCTTTCGTCGCGAAGCTCGGGCGATGAGTCGTCTGACGCATCCCAACACGGCCCGAGTCTATCTGCATGGGCAACTCGATGATGGAGCGGCTTACATGGTGATGGAGTACCTGGAGGGCAAGAACCTTGCGCGCTTAGTGCAGCGCGATGGTCCTTTGGATCCTGTCCGAGCCATCCAAGTGATGATCAAAGTGTGCGGGGCTCTTGATGAAGCGCATCGAGAAGGTATGGTACATCGCGACCTAAAACCAGAAAATATATTTCTCAGCGTGGATCCTGAAAAAGGCGATATTCCAAAGGTCCTTGATTTTGGCCTGGCCAAAGTAACCGAGCAAGAACTAAACCCTGGCTCCATTTTTCTGACGCGCGAAGGAGCTATTTTTGGCACCCCGGAGTTTATGAGTCCGGAACAGGCGCAAGGACGCGTTCTTGATGCGCGCTCGGATATCTATTCACTTAGCATGATTTTGTACGAAATGTTAACGGGAGAGTTGCCGTTTTACGCTGGTCAAGCTACCGAATACATGCGTAAGCACATCCACGAAGCACCCATTCCTCTATCCAAAAGAGCTCCGGAGCGCTCCTATCCGCCTGGCTTGGAAATGGTTTTGTTGCGCGCGATGGAAAAGGATCCCGACGAACGTTTTCAAACAGCCAAAGAGTTTTCTCAGGCGCTTCATGCCTGTATTGATCCTAGGGGGCAGAGTAGTCCACCCAGAAAAAACTCTGGGCGCGTACATCCACGTGAACAAAGCCACTTACAGGGTAGATGCCAACCCCGACGTAGCCCTGTTTCCTAAAGTAGGCAGCCAGTTTGCGATCGCTCACTCCGGGCAAAACCACATCCGCAGCACGCCCGTGCGAATGCCGGCTGGTGATTCGCGTTTTTCGATACCCGCTAATTAACCACGCAAAGGGCGTCTCAAAGTGACGTAAAGCGCCGTATAAGATTGATAAAAGACGAGGATGCACCGGATGGGTCGAGCCGTCTTCTTTCCAGGCGAAGGCTTGTTCCGCTTGTTGTATTGTGGCGTCATCAAATTCACCGTCTTCGGATAAGGGCAGCAGCGTCGCTTCTGGGTTTTTACCTACCGGGACAATGCGCAAAGGCGGAAGTTCAGAGCGCAAAAAACTTCTTCGAAGTTGCCCGGATGCTGGCCTATGCCATCTGGATCGTGCACGTCGATAACTCCGACTTATTGCGCGTGTGAAGCTTCGTTTGCGTCGTTTTCGAGAGCGCGACTGCTTTTTTCGCTTCCGTGCTTTCCCTGTTTTTTTTCTTTGTTTTTTTTGATTTTTAAGATGCCTCTGCGCTTGAGCACTTTGGGTTCCCAACTCATATGGCACTATGGAGGTGCTCAGAAAGCAAGCGAGTACGAGTCGCAGTATCAATCGTCTAAGCATAAGAACGTTATAGCGCATTTGTGAGGCAAAATGAGCTTTCCCATGATTGTGGTCTTATTGCGATGGATCCGAGGAAGGCTCGCGCTCGCTGTCTAGAGCAAATTGGGCCGCTTGTTGCTCAGCTTCCGTTTTTGTTTTTCCACTGCCTTGACTTACCGTTTTTTCTCCGAGCAGCATATCGACATAGAAGGTTTTATCGTGATCGGGACCTTCGGTATGGCTCAGTACATAAGAAGGTGTGGGGCGCCCTTGGCTTTGAAACCACTCTTGAGCGCGAGATTTATAGTCACCCGCACCGGCTTGAGTATGTTCAAGTCGTCCTTGAAACCATTGGCGGCCGCATTGCATGGCGCGATCAATCCCTGCGTCGAGAAAAATCGCAGCCAGGCAGGCTTCTAGCGT belongs to Myxococcales bacterium and includes:
- the tmk gene encoding dTMP kinase yields the protein MIEGHFIVIEGIDGAGTTTHSTLLAKLLRAKGLPVFLTHQPSQGPVGAMLRQVLTGRLVVPGVQMNRPPTWSTMALLFAADRMDHLQAEIIPNLKDGVTVICDRYDYSSVAYQSLSAGDVPGAAAWVRDLNRFARRPDLSIVIDVTPEEAARRRLSRMVGRELYDEDELQKDLASFYLNIHEHFPKDTIRHVAGDRSIEEVRAEILEQVNLLRGETG
- a CDS encoding FliM/FliN family flagellar motor switch protein; the protein is MGLFPARYHRKFTTKQLPKQKNTLNINRCELPVSVTIASTEIGASDLKHLALGDALCLGLPWFDTKEAPNTYLLPCVLQTETFPSTYWFGNYNKHTGDLHITAINKGEIMGEAQNKSEERTTHADFRNAPINIRCEMGRFVLPLEDLQRINVGQLIKTGLVFNPKVSLFVADSKIADGELVEIEGQMAVRITALNNPL
- a CDS encoding serine/threonine protein kinase, which encodes MGAVYKADQPSMKRFVAIKILHTRYLSRPDLISRFRREARAMSRLTHPNTARVYLHGQLDDGAAYMVMEYLEGKNLARLVQRDGPLDPVRAIQVMIKVCGALDEAHREGMVHRDLKPENIFLSVDPEKGDIPKVLDFGLAKVTEQELNPGSIFLTREGAIFGTPEFMSPEQAQGRVLDARSDIYSLSMILYEMLTGELPFYAGQATEYMRKHIHEAPIPLSKRAPERSYPPGLEMVLLRAMEKDPDERFQTAKEFSQALHACIDPRGQSSPPRKNSGRVHPREQSHLQGRCQPRRSPVS
- a CDS encoding DUF882 domain-containing protein, producing the protein MRSELPPLRIVPVGKNPEATLLPLSEDGEFDDATIQQAEQAFAWKEDGSTHPVHPRLLSILYGALRHFETPFAWLISGYRKTRITSRHSHGRAADVVLPGVSDRKLAAYFRKQGYVGVGIYPVSGFVHVDVRAQSFFWVDYSAP